The following proteins come from a genomic window of Sphingobacteriales bacterium:
- a CDS encoding aminopeptidase P family protein — translation MFEAKVYINRRNRLRKNVEKGIILILGNEESPMNYPANGYHFRQDSNFLYFFGLDHPGYAGVIDLDEGKDYIFGNDVDIDDIIWMGYQPGVSEQALKVGIEHTDNLAGLEKLIKKAVTEGRKIHYTPPYRTDNILKLENLLGIHHSQIRKNFSLELVKAIVNLRSVKEDVEIAEIEKALDTAYNMHTTAIKICNAGVMEREIAGRIEGIALSAGGPVSFPVILTINGQTLHNHYHGNILQEGRMVVIDAGCETELHYASDITRTVPVNRQFNQRQKEIYQAVLDAQMTAIRHVKPGIYNKELHLIASRSLAQSLRSIGLMKGDVDEAVAQGAHALFFPHGLGHMMGLDVHDMEDLGQIYVGYDETIQPATQFGLAFLRLARELKPGFVFTIEPGCYFIPALIDQWKAENKFSEFLNYQLIETYKDFGGIRIEDDILVTEDGYRVLGKPIPKTIEEIENL, via the coding sequence ATGTTTGAAGCAAAAGTTTATATCAATCGCAGAAACAGGCTTAGAAAAAATGTGGAAAAAGGAATAATCCTGATTTTAGGCAATGAGGAGTCTCCCATGAATTATCCGGCCAATGGTTATCATTTTCGTCAGGATTCTAATTTTTTATACTTTTTCGGGCTCGACCATCCCGGTTATGCCGGTGTAATTGACCTTGATGAGGGAAAAGATTATATTTTCGGTAATGATGTGGATATTGACGACATCATCTGGATGGGGTATCAGCCCGGTGTGAGCGAGCAGGCACTGAAAGTTGGGATTGAACATACAGATAATCTTGCCGGATTGGAAAAACTGATTAAAAAGGCTGTTACCGAAGGGCGTAAAATTCATTACACGCCACCCTACCGGACAGATAACATACTTAAACTCGAAAACCTGCTGGGTATTCATCATTCGCAGATCAGGAAAAACTTTTCTCTGGAATTGGTAAAAGCCATTGTGAACCTTCGATCGGTCAAGGAAGATGTTGAAATTGCAGAAATTGAAAAAGCACTTGATACGGCTTACAACATGCATACAACCGCGATAAAAATTTGCAATGCAGGAGTGATGGAGCGTGAAATTGCCGGCAGAATTGAAGGTATAGCCTTGTCGGCCGGAGGCCCCGTGTCTTTCCCTGTTATTCTGACCATTAACGGACAAACACTTCATAATCATTATCATGGAAATATACTGCAAGAAGGGCGAATGGTGGTGATTGATGCCGGATGTGAAACGGAATTGCATTATGCTTCAGATATAACGAGGACAGTTCCGGTAAATCGTCAATTCAATCAACGACAAAAAGAAATTTATCAGGCTGTTCTTGACGCACAAATGACAGCAATCCGGCACGTAAAACCCGGTATTTACAATAAAGAGCTGCATCTGATCGCAAGCCGGTCGCTTGCACAATCTTTAAGATCAATTGGTTTGATGAAAGGAGATGTGGATGAAGCCGTAGCTCAGGGAGCCCATGCCTTATTTTTCCCGCACGGTCTGGGACACATGATGGGGCTGGATGTCCATGATATGGAAGATTTAGGCCAGATTTATGTCGGATATGACGAAACCATTCAGCCAGCCACACAATTTGGACTGGCTTTTTTGCGTCTGGCTCGTGAGCTGAAGCCCGGATTTGTATTTACCATTGAACCTGGCTGTTATTTTATTCCCGCACTTATTGATCAATGGAAAGCAGAAAATAAATTTTCGGAATTCCTTAATTATCAGTTGATTGAGACTTACAAAGACTTTGGCGGTATCCGTATCGAAGACGATATTCTGGTCACTGAAGATGGCTATCGCGTGCTGGGTAAACCTATTCCAAAAACCATTGAGGAGATTGAAAACCTGTAA
- a CDS encoding LUD domain-containing protein: MREKVLKKIRNSAVKGMLKTDTIDNENKHQLYEIPDENLVQVFAREFSKINGKFIYCFNNHDMVTQLRQLIQGNKWKNVYCTEESIRYILNDTSLKYKYDINNYQDADVSITSCEALVARTGSILVSTSHDKTRKLTVFPPVHIVLAYFDQIYFDLENALKTFKDRYHNRYPSMLSIISGPSRTADIEKTLVLGAHGPKELYCFYINER, encoded by the coding sequence ATGAGAGAGAAAGTATTAAAGAAAATCAGGAATTCGGCTGTAAAAGGTATGCTGAAAACTGATACCATTGATAATGAAAACAAACATCAGTTATATGAAATTCCTGATGAGAATTTGGTTCAGGTATTTGCCAGGGAATTCAGTAAAATCAATGGAAAATTCATTTATTGCTTCAACAACCACGACATGGTTACCCAGCTTCGACAGCTGATACAGGGAAATAAATGGAAAAATGTCTATTGTACGGAAGAAAGCATACGATATATTTTAAATGATACCAGCCTGAAATATAAGTATGATATTAATAATTATCAGGATGCCGATGTCAGCATTACATCCTGCGAGGCTCTGGTAGCACGGACAGGCAGTATTCTTGTTTCGACATCACATGACAAAACGCGTAAACTGACCGTATTTCCGCCCGTTCATATTGTACTTGCGTACTTTGATCAGATTTATTTTGACCTTGAAAATGCGCTGAAAACCTTCAAAGATCGCTATCATAACCGCTATCCTTCCATGTTATCAATTATTTCAGGGCCAAGCCGTACGGCAGATATTGAAAAAACACTGGTTTTGGGAGCTCACGGGCCCAAAGAACTTTATTGCTTTTACATCAATGAGCGATAG
- a CDS encoding NAD-dependent epimerase/dehydratase family protein — protein sequence MEKILVIGCAGQIGTELVPALRKIYGNSNVVASDIKTTPATEELSQSGPFEILDILDNQKLNEIVERYQITQIYHLVAVLSATCEKMPVKAWQINMDSLFNVLELAREKKMSRVFWPSSIGAFGPTTPKLKTPQQTVMEPTTVYGISKLAGERWAEYYWLKYGVDTRSIRYPGLISYKTEPGGGTTDYAVDIFYKAIQDGHYQCFLRKDTALPMMYMDDAVKGTIQLMETPADKLSTRASYNLAAFSFTPEELAEKIKIHIPDFTITYEPDYRQSIADSWPASIDDSFARKDWGWHPDIDLDKMVGIMLTEIMKKLGKS from the coding sequence ATGGAAAAAATTCTTGTCATTGGCTGTGCAGGGCAGATAGGAACTGAACTTGTCCCGGCTCTTCGGAAAATTTATGGCAACTCCAATGTGGTGGCCTCCGACATCAAAACGACTCCGGCAACTGAAGAATTATCGCAGTCGGGGCCTTTTGAAATTCTTGATATTCTTGACAATCAAAAACTTAATGAAATTGTTGAACGCTATCAGATTACCCAGATATATCATTTGGTAGCCGTACTTTCAGCTACTTGTGAAAAAATGCCCGTAAAAGCATGGCAGATAAATATGGATAGCTTGTTCAATGTGCTGGAACTTGCCCGTGAAAAAAAGATGTCGAGAGTATTCTGGCCCAGCAGTATCGGTGCTTTTGGCCCGACAACACCTAAATTGAAAACTCCTCAGCAAACAGTGATGGAACCGACTACGGTTTACGGTATCAGCAAACTGGCAGGCGAAAGGTGGGCTGAATATTACTGGCTGAAATATGGAGTGGATACCCGAAGCATACGTTATCCGGGACTGATCAGCTATAAAACAGAGCCCGGTGGCGGAACAACCGACTATGCTGTCGATATATTTTACAAAGCTATACAGGACGGACATTATCAATGTTTTTTAAGAAAAGATACTGCATTGCCTATGATGTATATGGATGATGCCGTAAAAGGCACCATTCAGCTCATGGAAACACCTGCTGATAAACTAAGTACACGTGCAAGTTACAATCTGGCCGCTTTTAGTTTTACTCCTGAAGAGCTTGCGGAGAAAATTAAAATTCATATCCCTGATTTTACAATCACTTATGAACCTGATTATCGCCAAAGTATAGCAGACTCGTGGCCGGCAAGTATTGATGACAGTTTTGCCAGAAAAGACTGGGGCTGGCATCCTGATATTGATCTCGACAAAATGGTGGGCATCATGCTGACGGAAATCATGAAAAAGCTTGGGAAAAGCTGA
- a CDS encoding UDP-2,3-diacylglucosamine diphosphatase — MSDRKNIYFASDFHLGSPDYQLSRQREDQIVAWLDQIEGNASEIYLMGDLFDFWFEYKTVVPKGYIRLLGKLARLSDAGIRLTIFKGNHDLWMKDYFVRELNAEVISQPIVKTFENKTFYLAHGDGLGPGDYGYKFINRIFKAKVNRFLFSWLHPDIGSKIARYFSDSSRIYQQKTPLIFNGDKERLVIHARNILKERHIDYFIFGHRHIPVDYLLNDHSRLINLGDMFNHFSYAFFDGDDVKLLNIS; from the coding sequence ATGAGCGATAGAAAAAACATCTATTTTGCTTCTGACTTTCATCTGGGCTCTCCCGATTACCAGCTTAGCCGCCAGCGTGAAGACCAAATTGTTGCCTGGCTTGACCAGATTGAAGGAAATGCTTCAGAAATATACCTCATGGGCGACTTATTCGACTTTTGGTTTGAATACAAAACAGTTGTTCCGAAAGGGTATATCAGATTGCTTGGAAAACTTGCCCGCTTAAGCGATGCCGGCATCAGACTGACTATTTTCAAAGGAAATCATGATTTGTGGATGAAAGATTACTTTGTCAGGGAACTGAATGCTGAAGTAATCAGCCAGCCAATTGTCAAAACCTTTGAAAATAAAACCTTTTATCTTGCCCATGGAGACGGACTCGGTCCTGGCGATTATGGTTATAAATTTATTAACCGGATTTTTAAAGCTAAAGTAAATCGGTTTCTTTTCAGTTGGCTCCATCCCGACATAGGCAGCAAAATAGCCCGTTACTTCAGTGATTCCAGCAGAATTTACCAGCAAAAAACTCCTTTGATTTTTAACGGAGACAAGGAAAGACTGGTAATACATGCCAGAAATATTTTAAAAGAAAGGCATATTGACTATTTCATTTTTGGGCACAGGCATATACCGGTTGATTATCTGTTAAATGACCATAGCCGGCTGATAAATCTGGGAGACATGTTTAATCATTTCAGCTATGCATTTTTTGATGGTGATGATGTTAAATTATTGAATATTAGTTAG
- a CDS encoding 7-carboxy-7-deazaguanine synthase QueE — translation MQIKLVKNGIFPVSPGFSGQKPQTGYSFSGTFQGEGKLLGTPSMFIRLSGCNLRCSWKAYDGSYSFCDTPYSSHHIDETEDREINEIVNIVSKNLNGIRHIIISGGEPMLQAKALTGLCRELKAMNLHITLETNGTIFSHELVPYIDLFSISPKLSNSTPDESKIAAMKKPISEGFISHHQQNRMNIQAIQKFIDACYLPEDYYSDHPEKILKRRSDKDFQLKFVVGRPEDEDEIRNEFLKHLKGFEPEDIFLMPLGETREFLRKTYPLVAEIALRNRWKFTPRLHIELYDDTQWV, via the coding sequence ATGCAGATAAAGCTTGTAAAAAACGGTATTTTTCCTGTTTCTCCCGGATTCAGCGGTCAAAAGCCTCAAACGGGTTATTCTTTCAGCGGAACCTTTCAGGGTGAAGGGAAACTACTTGGAACTCCTTCCATGTTTATCAGACTGAGCGGGTGTAATCTTCGCTGCTCATGGAAAGCCTATGACGGCAGTTACAGTTTCTGCGATACACCATATTCTTCTCACCATATTGATGAAACCGAAGACAGGGAAATTAACGAAATAGTGAATATTGTCAGTAAAAACCTAAACGGGATACGGCATATCATCATTTCGGGCGGGGAACCCATGCTTCAGGCAAAAGCTTTAACAGGCTTATGTCGTGAACTGAAGGCCATGAACCTGCATATCACCCTGGAAACCAATGGAACAATTTTCAGTCATGAATTAGTTCCATACATTGACCTTTTCTCCATTTCTCCCAAATTAAGCAATTCAACTCCGGATGAATCCAAAATTGCCGCCATGAAAAAGCCTATTTCGGAGGGATTTATCTCACATCATCAGCAAAACAGAATGAATATTCAGGCCATTCAAAAATTTATTGATGCCTGTTATCTGCCTGAAGATTATTACAGCGATCATCCTGAAAAGATTTTAAAGAGAAGGTCAGATAAAGATTTTCAGTTGAAATTTGTGGTAGGCAGGCCGGAAGATGAAGACGAAATCAGGAATGAATTTCTGAAACATTTAAAAGGATTTGAGCCGGAAGACATCTTTCTGATGCCATTGGGAGAAACCCGTGAATTTCTAAGAAAAACCTATCCGCTTGTCGCTGAAATAGCGTTGAGAAACAGGTGGAAATTCACGCCACGCCTTCATATTGAGCTTTATGACGATACCCAGTGGGTGTAG